Genomic window (Desulforapulum autotrophicum HRM2):
TCAGTGTCAATATGCTCTGGATCTTTTTCTTTGTGCTTGTCCCCAACCTCATGGTGGTTGCCATCAGCCTTGTGGAGAGGGACCCTGTCTCTTTTTTCCGGTGGGTGCCGACACTTTCCAACTACCGCAGCCTGTTTGACCCCATAACGGTCAAGGTCTTTGTCAATTCCGTTGAATACTCCACGGTCACCACAATTCTGACCCTTGCCGTTGGTTACCCATTTGCCTGGTTTCTCACCCGGGTCAGTGCACACAGGCGTTCGCTCCTGCTCATGATGGTGATGGTTCCCTTCTGGACAAGTTCACTCATCAGGACCTACGCCCTTGTTATTCTCATGAAGGCCAATGGCGTGATCAACTCGATGCTGATCGCCCTTGGCATGGTAGAGGGACCGGTATCGATTCTTTACACGGACGTTGCCGTTTATGTGGGGTTGGTGTATTCTCTGCTGCCGTTCATGATCCTGCCCCTTTATGCGGTCCTTGAAAAACTTGACCACGGACTGATTGAAGCGGCCCACGATCTTGGT
Coding sequences:
- a CDS encoding ABC transporter permease encodes the protein MNETKRFKHTAISVNMLWIFFFVLVPNLMVVAISLVERDPVSFFRWVPTLSNYRSLFDPITVKVFVNSVEYSTVTTILTLAVGYPFAWFLTRVSAHRRSLLLMMVMVPFWTSSLIRTYALVILMKANGVINSMLIALGMVEGPVSILYTDVAVYVGLVYSLLPFMILPLYAVLEKLDHGLIEAAHDLGANNFQTFMGVVLPLSIPGVMAGCIMVFLPSMGLFYIPDLLGGAKSMLVGNFIKNQFLTAGNWPFGSAASVFLIVAMIFMISIYLLIMKRFNRSVIL